Proteins encoded within one genomic window of Sphingosinicella ginsenosidimutans:
- the trmB gene encoding tRNA (guanine(46)-N(7))-methyltransferase TrmB — translation MNDPTTIRRLYGRSKGRPLRAGQSELVDRLLPQLAVPDEGPIDSRSLFGDDRPLHFEIGFGAGEHLAYRADLLPDHGFIGAEPFLNGVAAALGHVRDRGLGNVRLHMGDALGVMERLPEASLTFVYLLHPDPWPKARHAKRRMVNPGPLDLIARKLRPGGELRIGTDDPTYCRWTMMVMDGRRDFEWLAESARDFLTRPGGWPETRYEAKARREGREVWYFRYRRN, via the coding sequence ATGAACGATCCGACCACCATCCGCCGGCTCTACGGCCGCTCCAAGGGCCGCCCGCTGCGGGCCGGCCAGTCCGAGCTCGTCGATCGGCTGCTGCCGCAGCTCGCGGTGCCGGACGAGGGCCCGATCGACAGCCGGAGCCTGTTCGGCGACGATCGCCCGCTTCATTTCGAAATCGGCTTCGGCGCCGGCGAGCATCTGGCCTATCGCGCGGACCTGCTTCCCGATCACGGCTTCATCGGCGCCGAGCCGTTCCTCAACGGCGTCGCCGCGGCGCTCGGCCATGTCCGCGATCGCGGGCTCGGCAATGTCCGGCTGCACATGGGCGACGCGCTGGGCGTCATGGAGCGATTGCCCGAGGCCAGCCTCACCTTCGTCTACCTGCTCCATCCCGATCCCTGGCCGAAGGCGCGGCACGCCAAGCGGCGGATGGTCAATCCTGGCCCGCTCGACCTGATCGCAAGGAAGCTCAGGCCCGGCGGGGAGCTTCGCATCGGCACCGACGATCCGACCTATTGCCGCTGGACGATGATGGTGATGGATGGCCGCCGCGATTTCGAATGGCTGGCGGAAAGCGCGCGGGACTTCCTCACCCGCCCCGGCGGCTGGCCCGAGACGCGCTACGAGGCGAAGGCACGACGCGAGGGGCGCGAGGTCTGGTATTTCCGATATCGCCGGAATTGA
- a CDS encoding TIGR02117 family protein — translation MTGRAIGRLLLRVLLGIVAVPAAYLGAALLLGLVPANVAWNPPAQGITIYVRSNGVHTWIMMPRTNAYMDWRPYAPAEDLRDPRWGNANYVAIGYGNRDFYLNTPTWGDLSPRTAALALFGRGPSLLHVEHVHNPEPDEWQRPIKLRPAEYRRLVAFIRPRFRRDAAGRTIPVAGRGYGDDDAFYEAVGGYSFILTCNEWTGRALRAAGVRTGLWTPLAQSLTWRLD, via the coding sequence ATGACGGGGCGAGCCATTGGTCGGTTGCTGCTGCGGGTCCTGCTCGGGATCGTCGCGGTCCCTGCCGCCTATCTGGGCGCCGCGCTCCTTCTCGGGCTGGTGCCGGCCAATGTCGCCTGGAACCCGCCGGCGCAGGGCATCACCATCTACGTGCGGAGCAACGGCGTCCACACCTGGATCATGATGCCGCGGACCAACGCCTATATGGATTGGCGCCCCTATGCGCCGGCGGAGGATCTTCGCGATCCGCGCTGGGGCAACGCCAATTATGTCGCGATCGGCTATGGCAATCGCGATTTCTACCTGAACACGCCGACCTGGGGCGACCTGTCTCCCCGCACCGCGGCGCTGGCGCTGTTCGGCCGGGGGCCGAGCCTGCTCCATGTCGAGCATGTCCACAATCCCGAGCCCGATGAATGGCAGCGGCCGATCAAGCTGAGGCCGGCGGAATATCGCCGCCTCGTCGCCTTCATCCGCCCGCGCTTCCGGCGCGATGCCGCCGGGCGCACCATCCCGGTCGCGGGGCGCGGCTATGGCGATGACGACGCATTCTACGAAGCCGTCGGCGGCTATTCCTTCATCCTCACCTGCAACGAGTGGACGGGGCGCGCGCTGCGGGCGGCGGGGGTGCGGACCGGCCTGTGGACTCCGCTTGCCCAAAGCCTGACGTGGCGTCTCGATTGA
- a CDS encoding efflux transporter outer membrane subunit, whose amino-acid sequence MMKLAAPFCVLALAGCTVGPDYRPPAAASLQVPEAYAGPTGATTEPADLSRWWERFDDPLMTRLIDEASAGNLDIAVAQARLVQAREALVQARANQLPNAGASASVGRDVGAGNDRTSFSLGADASWQADLFGGIRRGVEAAGADAQGAFYNREATRVAIAAEVAANYIDARLTQERLAIARDTLRIADDNLQISQWRVQAGLASSLDSEQARASRAQTAASIPNLEQSYSASVYRLGVLTGRAPQALIGEMAATRPVPRGPDGVAAGIPADTLRQRPDVRAAERGLASATARIGVAEAQLYPQLRLSGNIGTSAFSLGGLFDAITGGLLGSLSQTLFDGGSLRSQVRSQRAAADAALATYRQSVLTALEDVENALAALNAAKQREAQFTIALDAANNSAILARTQYRSGLIDFQSLLQTENALLSARDGLANSRAAESSALVQLYQALGGGWTPIDSPPTARDAEPQTESR is encoded by the coding sequence ATGATGAAGCTCGCTGCCCCGTTTTGCGTGCTCGCCCTCGCGGGCTGCACCGTCGGTCCCGACTATCGGCCTCCCGCGGCGGCGTCGCTGCAGGTGCCGGAGGCCTATGCCGGGCCGACGGGCGCGACGACGGAGCCGGCCGATCTGTCGCGCTGGTGGGAGCGGTTCGACGATCCGCTGATGACCCGCCTGATCGACGAGGCGAGCGCCGGCAATCTCGACATCGCGGTCGCCCAGGCCCGGCTCGTCCAGGCTCGCGAGGCGCTGGTGCAGGCGCGGGCGAACCAGCTCCCGAACGCCGGCGCGAGCGCAAGCGTCGGCCGCGACGTCGGCGCCGGCAACGATCGAACCAGCTTCAGCCTCGGCGCCGATGCGTCGTGGCAGGCCGACCTGTTCGGCGGCATCAGGCGGGGCGTCGAGGCGGCCGGCGCGGATGCCCAGGGCGCCTTCTACAATCGCGAGGCGACGCGCGTCGCGATCGCCGCGGAGGTCGCCGCCAATTATATTGACGCGCGGCTGACTCAGGAGCGCCTTGCGATCGCCCGCGATACGCTGCGGATCGCGGACGACAATCTGCAGATCAGCCAGTGGCGCGTGCAGGCCGGGCTGGCCTCGTCGCTCGATTCCGAACAGGCGCGCGCCTCCCGCGCGCAGACCGCCGCTTCGATCCCGAACCTCGAACAATCCTATTCCGCCTCGGTCTACCGGCTCGGTGTCCTCACCGGCCGCGCGCCCCAGGCGCTGATCGGCGAGATGGCGGCCACCAGGCCGGTGCCGCGCGGCCCGGACGGTGTCGCGGCCGGCATCCCGGCCGATACGCTGCGCCAGCGGCCCGACGTACGCGCCGCCGAACGCGGTCTCGCCTCCGCAACGGCGCGGATCGGGGTGGCGGAGGCGCAGCTCTATCCACAGCTTCGCCTCAGCGGGAATATCGGGACCAGCGCCTTCTCGCTCGGCGGCCTGTTCGATGCGATCACCGGCGGGCTGCTCGGCTCGTTGAGCCAGACGCTGTTCGACGGCGGGTCGCTGCGCTCGCAGGTCCGTTCGCAGCGCGCCGCGGCCGATGCGGCGCTCGCCACCTACCGTCAGTCGGTGCTGACCGCGCTCGAGGACGTCGAGAATGCGCTCGCCGCGCTCAATGCCGCCAAACAGCGGGAGGCCCAGTTCACGATCGCGCTCGATGCCGCGAACAACAGCGCCATCCTGGCCCGGACCCAATATCGCTCCGGCCTGATCGACTTCCAGTCGCTGCTCCAGACCGAAAATGCGCTGCTCTCCGCGCGCGACGGCCTCGCCAACAGCCGCGCCGCCGAATCGAGCGCGCTCGTCCAGCTCTATCAGGCGCTCGGCGGCGGCTGGACGCCGATCGATTCTCCTCCCACGGCCCGCGACGCCGAACCCCAGACGGAAAGCCGCTGA